The DNA window ATCGGCACGTCGCACCGATACCTGCACCGGCTGCACCGGCTGCTGGCTGAAACCGCCGAGACCTATTCGGTCGAGCTTCCGGGCTTTGGAAGTATGCCAAAACCGGACCGCCGGCTGTCGATGGCAGACTATGCCGGCTTTCTTCGGGCGGCCCTGGACCAGGCAGGCGTGGGTCCGTGCGTCCTGATCGGCCACTCCATGGGCACGCAGTTGGCCGTGGAAGCCGCCAGGCAAGAGCCCGGCAGGTTCACGCAGCTGGTGCTGATGGGACCCGTGGTCGATTCCCGGCGCCGTACTGTGGCGCGCCAGGCCTTCGACCTGGCCGTGGACTGCCTTTTCTTCGAAAGCCCTAGCTCCAACCTGCTGGTCCTTGCCGACTATTTCCGGTGCGGGCCCCGGTGGTACCTGACCGAGCTCCCCGTCATGATGGCCTACCCCACCGAGGAGCGTATCGCCGAAGTGGACGCGCCCGTCCTCTTCCTGCGGGGATCCAGGGATACTGTGGCGTCGCGGGACTGGTGCCGCCTCCTGGCGGGCCGAGCCATGTCCGGAGAATTCCGCGAGATACCCGGCTCCGGTCACGTCGTCCAACACACTGCCTCCGGCCAGGTGGCGCAGGCCATCAGGGACTTCGTGGCAAGCCCCGGCCGGGCCCTGGAAAGTCCGGCGTGAACGGCACGCTGCGCAGGGCGCTCTGGTGGGTCCAGGACTACGCCTATGCCGCGGGATGGCAGGTCCGGGGCGCGCTATCCCGGACCCGTGCGGACGCCTTTCATACCGGTGACGGCAGGCCCATAGTCGTGATCCCCGGAGTGTATGAAAGCTGGCAGTTCATGCTGCCGCTGATTACTGCCCTGCACGGCGCCGGGCACCCGGTACATGTTGTGACCCTGCTGCAAAGGAACCGGCTGGGCGTGCCTGTCGCGGCCCGGTTCGTAGCAGAACACATCGCCGCGGCCGGCCTGAACGATGCCGTGATCGTCGCGCACAGCAAAGGCGGCCTGATCGGGAAGTACATCATGCTCGCCCTGGACCCGGACCAGCGCATCGACCGGTTGATCGCCATCTGCACGCCGTTCTCCGGATCGCGCTATGCCCGGTACCTGCTCATCCCGAGCCTTCGCATCTTCTCTCCCCGCAACGCCCTGACCCGGCAGATGGCCCGCGAAGAAGCGATCAACCACCGGATCAGCTCCATTTACGGCGATTTTGACCCGCATATCCCCGAAGGCAGCGTCCTGCCCGGAGCCAAGAACATCCGGGTCCCGGTGGCTGGGCATTTCCGGATCCTGGGCCACGCGGAGACCGTTCGTGCCATCTTGGAGCAGATGCCGGCAGACCTCCCCGCCGGCCCGCACGAGTCCCGGCAGCCGTGATGACCGGCGGTCCGGCGGCAACATCTGACCTGTAGCCCGGAACGCCCCGGTGGCCGGGAACGCCCCGGTGGCCGGGAACGCCCCGGTGGCCGGGAACGCCGGAAGCGGCCCCCAGCTTGTGCTGACGGGCCGCTTCGACGGTGCCTGCGCGGGTAGCCCGCTTAGCTCATGGTTGCGGTGTCGATGACGAAGCGGTAGCGCACGTCCGAGGCAAGGACGCGCTCGTAGGCTTCGTTGATCTTGTCAGCCGGGATGACCTCGATCTCGGCGCCCAGCTGGTGCTCGGCGCAGAAGTCGAGCATTTCCTGGGTCTCGCGGATGCCGCCGATCATTGAACCGGCGAAGGACCGGCGGCCCATAATCAGCGAGAACGCGTTCACCGGGAGCGGTTCTGCGGGCGCGCCCACGTTCACCAGGGTTCCGTCGAGGGTCAGCAGCTGCAGGTAGGAGCTGATGTCGATCGAGGCGCTGACGGTGTTGATGATCAGGTCGAAGGTGCCGGCGAGGGCCTCGAACGTGGCGGGGTCGCTCGTGGCGTAGTAGGCGTCCGCGCCGAGGCGCAGGCCGTCTTCCATCTTCTTCAGCGACTGCGACAGCACGGTCACCTCGGCGCCCATGGCGTGTGCCTGCTTGACGGCCATGTGTCCGAGCCCGCCGAGGCCGACGACCGCCACCTTCTTGCCGGGTCCCGCGCCCCAGTGGCGCAGCGGCGAGTAGGTGGTGATGCCGGCGCAGAGCAGCGGCGCGGCGACGTCGAGGTCAAGACCGTCCGGGATGCGCACGACGAAGTCCTCGGTCACCACCACGTGCGTGGTGTAGCCGCCCTGCGTGATGGTCCCGTCGCGGTCGACGGCGCCGTAAGTGCCGGTGTTGCCTGCGAGGCAGTACTGCTCCTCGCCCTTCCTGCAGTTGGCGCATTCGCGGCAGGAATTCACCATGCAGCCGACTCCGACGCGGTCGCCAACCTTGTGCTTGGTGACTTCGGCGCCGACCTCGGTGACGATACCGGCGATTTCGTGGCCCGGTGCCAGCGGGTACTGCTGGGGTCCCCAGTCACCGCGGACGGTGTGGATGTCCGAGTGGCAGATTCCGGCGTACTTGATCTCGATCAGCACATCCTGCGGGCCGACGGCGCGGCGTTCGATGGTGGTGGGGACGAGGTCGCCGGTGGCGGACGGTGCGGCGTAAGCGTTGACGGTAAGCATGTCTCTCCTGTGTTGGGTGAGGGATTCGTTTGGTTGGGTGGCTGTTTGGGTTGGTTGGAACGGCGGAGCGGGAAGGTCCGGCGGTCCCGAGGGGAAGTCTTATGGGCGGATGAGCACTCTGAGTGCTGTGTGGCCGGTCGCGGGGCCGGCGTGGACGTCGCCCTGGGCAACAATATGGTCCAACACCTGGCCGGGCTGAATTGTTCCCGCGAGGATGTCCGCCATCATGAGCCGTCCTTTCGATATGCCTCTTATTCAAGGAAACAGGAACTTCACCCGCTGCGGGAGTCCCTGATGATCCTAGGACTGGCAGTACCCCCTTGGCTCTGCCGCCGCCATTGCCGCCTGTCCAGCAGGCCGGGCAGGCCGCGGGCTGAGTAGGCCGCGGACCGGGCGGCACGCCTGAGGAGCGCTCCCCCGTCGCCGCCCGTTGTGAAAAGCTGTGAAGGTGACTTTCGACTCCCGTGACCAGCCCGCCCTGATGATCTTCGCCGTCGGGAGCGGCACCTTCAGGCTGCGCCCCGCGCAGAAGCCCGACTTGCCGGCCATCCTGCGGCTCCTGGCCGATGACCGGCGTGGCGCAAGCCGCGAGGACACGGGGGACCTGACGCCCTACGAGCAGGCGTTTGACGCGATCCACGCCGACCCCGCGCATCTCCTCGTCGTGGGGGAGCTGCTCGGGGAGGGCGAAAGCGTAGGCCCTCTGGTGGCCACCTTCCAGCTCAGCTTCATTCCGGGCCTCTCCCGCCGCGGTTCCTGGCGCAGCCAGCTCGAGGCGGTGCGCGTGGACCGAAGCCTCCGGGGCAAGGGTGTCGGGTCCGCGATGATCGGCTGGGTTGTGGCGGAGTCCCGCCGCCGGGGCTGCTCGCTGGTGCAGTTGACCACCGACAAGTCCCGCCAGGACGCCCACCGCTTCTACGAGCGCCTCGGATTCGCGGCCAGCCACGAAGGCATGAAGCTCACGCTCTGAGCCGCCTCCCTAAGTGCCGCCTCCCCTAGTGCTCCCGCGAGGCCGCGCCGCAACGCAGAAGACGCCCAGGTTCCGCTGAACCTGGGCGTCTTCCTTTTCATGCCGGGGGAGCCAAGAGCCGGTCAGACCTTGGCGGACCCCTTTGGAACAAACAGGGTTTCGGCCTGTTCCAGCGACATGCCGTTCGTCTCCGGCACCTTGTACATGACGAAGAAGAACGATGCCGCCGCAAAAAGTGCGTACATGGCGTACGTCAGCGGCAGCGAACCTGCGGCCATCACGGGGAAGCTCAGTGTGATGGCAAAGTTGGCGACCCACTGGGCTGCCGCGGCCAGGCCCAGGGCGCGTGCGCGGATCCGGGACGGGAAGATCTCGCCGAGGAGCACCCACACGAGCGGCCCCCAGGACGCGCCGAAGCTGACCACGAAGATGTTCGCGGCCACGAGGGCAACGGGGCCCCAGGCGCCCGGGAGTGAGATCTCGGAGCCGGTGCCCGTGGCGGACGCGAAGGCCAGGGCCATGGTGCCGAGGGAAACGGCCATTCCGATCGAGCCGGCCAGCAGGATGGGGCGTCGGCCGATCCGGTCCACGAGGGCGATGGCCACGAGGGTCACCAGGATGTTGGTGATGGACGTTGCCACGGAAATGGTGAGCGAGTCCTTCTCCTGGAAGCCCACGGCCTTCCACAGCGTGGTGGAGTAGTAGAAGATCACGTTGATGCCGACAAACTGCTGCAGCACGGACAGCGTGATGCCGATCCAGACCACGGCCTGCAGCCCGAACGTCTTGCCGCGGAGCGAGCCCTTCTTGCCGGCCAGCTGGTCCTCTTCGATGGCCTCGCGGATCTCGCGGAGGTGGCGGTCCGCGTCCTCATCCGGCGCGATAGAATCGAAGACCTTGCGGGCTTCCTCTTCCTTGCCCTGGAATACGAGGAAACGCGGGGACTCGGGGAGCGTGTAGGCGATCAGGCCGTAGACGACCGCCGGAACCGCGGCGGCCAGGAACATCCAGCGCCAGGCCTCGATGCCGAGCCACAGGGCCTGGTGGGCGCCGCCGGCGGCGGTTGCGAACAGCGCGTCGGAGAGCAGCGCGGCGAAAATACCGGTGGTGATGGCCAGCTGCTGCAGCGAGGCGAGCCTGCCGCGGACGTGGCGCGGAGAGATCTCGGAGATGTAGGCGGGTGCGATCACCGACGCCAGCCCGATGCCAAGGCCGCCCACGAGTCGCCAGAAGATCAGGTCCCAGACGCTGAACGCGAAGCCCGTGCCGATGGCGCTGACCAGGAACAGCAGCGACCCCAACTTCATGGCGGGAATGCGGCCGTAGCGGTCGGCCACCTTGCCGGCCATGAACGCCCCGGCGGCGCAGCCCAGCAGTGCGACGGCCACGGCGAACCCGGTGACGCCCTCGCTGAGCGCGAATTCGTCCTTCATGGCGTCGACCGCGCCGTTGACCACGGACGAGTCGAAGCCGAACAGGAAGCCGCCCACGGCGCCGGCAAGCGCCAGCCATATGACCCGCTGCGGGATCTTGGCGGTAGTTTGCTCCTTGGCGGTGGACATGGTGCTCCCTGGGGTTGGGGTTGGGTGAATGCGGTGCGGACGTCGTCGGCTGCGGATACCGGCCCAGACAGCCGGCGCACACGCGCCTAACAGTGTGCCACGTCACCGCCCGCTGTTCCACTTCGGTACAGAAGACGACGATGGCGGAACGTCCCGCCGTCGTCGTCCCGTGGCGGGGAAACGAAACGGCAGGCAGCCCCGCAAGGCTGCCTGCCGTGACGCGTGCGCGAAAGCCCCTAGTGGGCCGGCACGGACTCCTTGGCGACGGCCTTGGGGTCGGTGAGCTTCTTGTTCGGCAGGGCGAAGCTGATCAGGAAGGCGATGCCCGTGAGCACGGCTGCGGTGAGCATGACGGCGTCGATCGACTGGGCGAATCCCTCGGTGATGGGCCGGGTGAGCACGGGGTTGGCCGTGTGCAGCCAGCTGGTGTCGTTGAGGGAGTCGTTGCTGGCGCCGTTCTTGAAGAACTCGTAGAGCTTGGCGTTTGCGGGATCGGCGGCCACGGCAGGGTCCTTGAGGACCTTGAGGTAGTCGGCGTTCTGCACGGCGTCCTTCATCCCGGAGGCGATCTTGTCCGCCGCGAGGCTGAACAGCATGGAAATGAAGACGGCCGTTCCTACGGCGCCGCCCATGGAACGGAAGAACGCAGCCGACGACGTGCCCACGCCCATGTCCTTGGGCGGAACGGAGACCTGCATGGCCAGCGTGAGCGGCTGCATGCAGAAGCCCAGGCCCAGGCCGAAGAACACCGCGATCAGGCCGGGAACCCAGAGCCCGGTGTCGACGCCAAGCGAGAAGCCCATGACGACGGCGGCGCCGGTCAGGACCGCCGTGCCCAGGATGGGGAAGATCCGGTAGGTGCCGGACGACGAAATGGTCCGGCCCGCGGTGATGGAACCGGTGAGGATGCCCACGGTGAACGTGATCATCATCAGGCCGGCCTCGGTGGGGGTGAGGCCCTTCACGAGCTGCAGGTACATGGGCAGCATGGCGATCGCACCGAACATGCCGATGCCGATGATGAAGTTCAGCAGCGAGGACAGGCCGAAGGTGAGGTTGCGGAAGAGCCGGAGCGGAATGAGTGCGTAGTCGCCTGCGCGCTTCTCGGCCAGCAGGAACGCCGCGATGCCGACGATGCCCAGGCCGATGCACAGCAGGGAACCGGCCGAGGTCCAGCCCCAGCTGCGGCCCTGTTCGGCCACGAGGAGCAGGGGAACGATAGCCAGCGTGATGGCCGCGGCGCCCCAGTAGTCAATCTTCTGCTTCACGTGCTTGGCGGGCAGGTGCAGGTACAGGAAGACGACGGTCAGCGCGGCGAGGCCGATCGGCAGGTTGATGAAGAACACCCAGCGCCAGCCGTCGAAGCCCAGGATGTTCGCGGAACCTGCGAAGGCGCCGCCCACCACGGGGCCCAGCACGGAGGAGATGCCGAAGACGGACATGAAGTAGCCCTGGAACTTGGCCCGGTCCTTCAGGGCGACAATGTCGCCGATGATGGTCAGCGCGAGGGCCAGCAGGCCGCCGGCGCCCATGCCCTGGATGCCGCGGGCGATGGCCAGTTCGGTCATCGAGTGCACCGAGCCGGCGTACAGGGAGCCGGCCAGGAAGATCAGGATCGCGGCCAGGTACAGCGGACGGCGGCCGAAGATGTCGCTGAGCTTTCCGTAGAGCGGAGTGCTCACCGTGGACGTGATGAGGTACGCGGTGGTGGCCCAGGCCTGCAGGGACAGGCCGTCGAGATCGTTGGCGATGGTGTAGATGGACGTGGACACGATGGTCTGGTCCAGCGAGGACAGGAACATGCCGAGCATAAGACCTACCATCACTGTGATGGTCTGACGCTTCGTCAGGACGTCCCCGGCTGCGGGCCCGGCGGCGGTTTTGGACATGACTGCTCCATTACGAAGAAAAGGGGGATCAAGCTTGATAGTTGCTTTCAGTAACTATCTTACTTCGTGATTTGTTCCCTTGACTCTAAAAAATGAGGAATTCACCTCAGCGCTCCACCAGGATGCCGTCCGGATCGCACCAGATCATGGCGCCGGGGCGGATGGTCACGCCGTCGATCAGCAGTTCCACGTCCGTCTCGCCGGCGCCGGCCTTCGCGCTCTTGCGCGGATTGCTGCCGAGCGCCTTGACCCCGAGCGGCAGTTCCGCAATGGCCTCGCGGTCGCGGATTGCGCCGTTGATGACGACGCCGGCCCAGCCGTTTTCCACGGCGCTCGCCGCGATCATGTCCCCCATCAGGGCGGTGCGCAGCGAGCCGCTGCCGTCCACCACCAGCACGGCGCCGTCGCCGGGTGTGGCCAGCGTGGACTTGACCAGCGCGTTGTCCTCGAAGCAGCGGATGGTCCGGACAGGGCCGCTGAAGTGCGAGCGTCCGCCCAGTGACTGGAACTGCAGGGCGATCGAGTCGAGTTCCTCGCCGCGCTCGTCGTAGAGGTCGGCTGTGTTGACGGCGGCGGCCTTCTCGGATGTGGCGGCGGAACGGCTGGCCGGCGAAGCGGACATTGATTCTCCCTGGCTCTTGGATCGGGTCCGGTTGATAGTAACGCGGGGTCACTTAACGCCCCATGAGACGCGGGAATCGGGCCTCAAATGACCCCGCGCTGCTGGTGGCTCCCACGATAGTCTGATTTCACACGATCAAAACGATCCAGGGGGAACCTGCCATGAGTCTGTCCGACATTCCCGGTGCAGTTCCCGATCCCGGGCTGGTGGGGACGCGATCGGCCACGGCACTCGCCGAACCGACGTCCCGCGTGACGCCGCTGTGGACCACGGGCGTGGTGCTGGTCAACCTGGGAATCAACGCCGCGTTTTTCGGTCCCATCCAGGTGCTCCTCAGCCAGCAGGCCGAACATTTCGACGCCGGCCAGAAGGAGGCCATCCTCGCGCTCGTGACCGGAGCAGGGGCGGCGGTCTCCCTCGTGGCCAACCCCCTGTTCGGCGCCTTCAGCGACCGCACCACGTCCCGCTTCGGCCGGCGCGTGCCGTGGGTCGTGGTGGGGGCCGTCCTGGGGGCGGCCGCACTGATAGGCCTGGCCGGGGCGCCGAACGTGGCGGTCATGACGCTGCTCTGGTGCCTCGTGCAGGCCGGATGCAACGGCGCCTACGCTGCCATCACCGCCGCCATTCCCGACCGCGTTCCGCTACCGCAGCGGGCCACGGTGGGCGGCCTTGCCGCGATGGGACAAACGGTGGGCATCCTCATTGGCGCGGTGATTGCCGCCGTCGTCAGCGGAAACTTCGCCCTGGGGTACATCGTTTGCGCGCTCGCGCTTTTGGCCGGCGTGGTGATGTACCTGTTCAAGAGCGCCGATGTGCCGCTCCCCGCCGGTGACAGGCCGCCGCTGAACTGGATCGATTTCCTGCTTGGCTTTGTCCGGCCGCTGCGGCACCCGGACTTCGCCTGGGCCTGGATCACCCGGCTGCTCGTCAATATCGGCAACCACATGGTCACCCTGTACCTGCTGTTCTTCCTCGCGGACGCTGTCCATCTGAAGGCGACCACCGGGATGGAGCCGGCCTTCGGCGTGCTGGTGCTGACCGGGCTCTACGCCGTGTTTGTGATCATCACGAGCGTGATCGGCGGCCGGCTCAGCGACCGCATGGGCAAGCGCAAGCCCCTGGTCATAGCCTCCTCCGTGATCATTGCGCTGGCGTCACTGATCCTGGCGTTCGCGCCGACGTGGATCGGCGGTATCGTGGGCGCCAGCGTCTTGGGGATCGGCTTCGGTGCCTACCTCGCGGTGGACTTCGCGCTCATCACCCAGGTGCTGCCGCACGCCGTTGACCGGGGCAAGGACCTCGGCGTCATCAACATCGCCAACTCACTGCCGCAGGTCATCGCTCCGGCCCTGGCGTGGCCGTTCGTGACCCTCTGGGGCGGCTACGTTTCGCTCTACGTCGCCGCGGCAGTGATCGGCTTGCTGGGCGCCGTGTTCGTCGTGAAGATCAAGGGCGTCGACTAGGTTTTCGCTTGGCTGTTCGCATTTCCCCTGCGTACCGCTGACGGATGGCGTCTGCGGCCGTGCCGTATAGTTGACTGCGAATGCGGGCGGGATCGGGATGGGGGTTCTCCTGGCTGCCGCAGGAATCTCAACCTCCGGACTGATGATGCTTGAATTTAATCCTGATCTTCCGCCCATGGCCGACCCGCCGTCCCTGCCCCGACAACAGCGCCGCTACGGCCGTATCCTCGAGGTCGCGGCCGGGTTCGCGCGCAAGGGGCTCAAATCGGTAACGCTGTCCGAAGTGGCCGCGAAGGCCGATGTCCCCCTCGGCACCCTGTACCGCTACTTCCCCTCCGCCACGCATCTGATGCTGGCCCTCTACCGGCACCAGCTGACTGAGCTCAAGGTGGGGAGTTGGCCGGGTGCGGGCACGGTCCGGATCCATGCGCTCTCCGGCGTGGTGATGGAAATCTTCCACATGCGGGTGATGCAGCCCGCCGTCGAACAGTGCCTCAACCAAGGCGTGTACCTCAAGGACAGGGACACCACGGTGCTGCTGCGCGAGATCGACGCCCTGGCCGAGCGTGCGGTCACCGCCGCCAGTGGCGACGCCGTCATCTCCCGGATCCTGCTGCTGACCGTCACCGGTCTAGTCCAGTCCGTCCGCTGCCGCCGCTTGTCGCTGTTCGAAGCGGAAGAAGACCTGAAGAAGGCCTGCACCCTGCTGGTGCCGCGTCCCCGTTCCATGCGCCACACAGCGTAACCGGTCTAGACCGCCAGCCCTTCTGAAGCGCAAAATTCGGTGAAATAGGCCACAGAACCCGCCAAAATCCACTGCATCCCGTCAAATGGCCGCCCCGTGGCCAAGCAGGCCGTTCCGGAGTGTTTACCATTGCAGGACCGGAGTGGCTAGCAACCCGTACCAGCGGGCTTCCGGACGGACCCCGCCACCCTTTGGGCCGTCAGCGAAGCGCGCACCCGACCATCTTGAGCCTCCAATGCTTGAGCCCACTGTGCCGTGCGCCCACGGCTAGCCCAGGAGACAACGACGTGTCCACTGAAACGATTGCCCCCACCGACAACACCGCGGCCGAAGCGCTGACGGACCAGGAAATCTTCGCGGCCCACGAGGGCGGCAAGCTCTCCATCGCCAGCACCGTCCCGCTCGCCAACAAGCGCGACCTCTCCATCGCGTACACCCCGGGCGTTGCCCAGGTCAGCCGCGCCATCCACGCCGACCCCAAGCTTGCCAAGACCCACACCTGGGCCCAGCGCCTGGTGGCGGTAGTCAGCGACGGCACCGCCGTCCTCGGCCTGGGAAACATCGGCGCCAGCGCCTCGCTGCCCGTCATGGAGGGCAAGTCCGCCCTCTTCAAGGCCTTTGGTGAACTGGACTCCATCCCGCTGGTCCTCAACACCACGGATGTGGACGAGATCGTGGAAACCCTTGTCAGGCTCCGTCCCAGCTTCGGCGCCGTCAACCTCGAGGACATCTCGGCGCCGCGCTGCTTCGAGCTGGAGGAAAAGCTCATCGAGGCCCTGGACTGCCCCGTCATGCACGATGACCAGCACGGCACCGCCGTCGTGGTCCTTGCCGCACTGACCGGAGCTGCCAAGGTCACCGGGCGCGAGCTCGAAGGCCTGCGCGTGGTCGTCTCGGGCGCCGGCGCCGCCGGCATCGCCGTCGCCGAAATCCTGCTCACTGCAGGCATCAGCGACGTCGTGCTGCTGGACTCCCGCGGCGTGATCAACGCCGAACGCCCGGACATCGCCGCGGACTCCGCCAGCAAGAAGGCCCAGATGGCGCAGCGCAGCAACCCCCGCGGCATCGCGGGCGGCCCTGCCGAGGCCCTGCTCGGCGCAGACGTTTTCGTCGGCGTCTCGTCCTCGAAGCTGGCCGAGGAACACCTGAAGCTGATGAACCACAGCTCTATCGTGTTCGCGCTGTCCAACCCGGACCCCGAAGTGCTGCCCGAGGTGGCCGCCAAGTACGCTGCCGTGGTTGCCACCGGACGCAGCGACTTCCCGAACCAGATCAACAACGTCCTGGCCTTCCCGGGCATCTTCCGCGGCGCGCTGGACGCCGGTGCGCGCCGCATCACGCCTGCCATGAAGCTCGCCGCAGCACGCGCCATCGCTGCCCTGGCCGAGGAGGGGCTGTCCGCGGACTACATCGTGCCCAGCCCGCTGGATCCGCGGGTGGCGCCGGCCGTCACGGCCGCCGTGGCCGCGGCGGCCGTGGAAGACGGAGTCTAACGGGCCTCTGCCTGAGAGCGGCTGCCGCCAACGGCAGCTGAGACGGCTGACTGAAGCCCGACGGCGGTGCCTCCCGTGCTGGGGAGGCGCCGCCGTCGTCGTTCCCCGGACGGGAACGCGGGACCGGAACTCCGGGACGGGAACCCTAGACTGGGGGAATGAACGCCCAGACCGTAGTGACCGTCCTGTGCGGCCTGGCCATCGTCGTGGGCGTGGCCGGCACCGTCATCCCCGTGCTGCCCGGCAGCTTCCTGATCGGCCTGAGCCTGCTGGCCTGGGCCATCTGGGGCGGCGAAGGCACCACCGGCTGGGTGGTTTTTGCCATCGGCATGGTCTTCGTGCTGGCCGGCATGGCGGCCAGCGCCGTGCTCGCCGGCCGCAAGCTCAGGCAGCACAGGATCCCCAACCGGAGCGTCGTGGCCGGCATCGTGCTGGGCATCGCGGGCATGTTCATCATTCCCGTGGTGGGGCTGTTCGTGGGCTTTGCCGCCGGGCTCCTGCTCAGCGAACTCCACCGAACGCGCGACTTCCGCACCGCCCTGACCACCAGCTGGGCGGCGCTCAAAGCCACCGGCCTGGGCATGCTCGCGGAGTTCGGGCTGGCCTGCCTGGCCGCCAGCACCTGGGTCATTGGCGTGTGGGTGGCCGCGGCTGCGGGCTAGATTCGCTGAGCTATTAGCATGGAGGAATGACCGCGGGGCAGATTCCAGGACCGATCTACCGCGACACCCGCGACCTCACGCCGTTTGGCGGCAGTCAGGTCCGCACCCCGGTGAAGGAAATTGCCGAGGGCGTCGGCGGGCTGCTCCACGGTGTGCTTGGCGGCAGGGACTCCGCGCGGATCAGCGTGGACGGCAGCGTCCCCAGGCTCAAGCTCCTCCCGGGCAAAGCCACCAAGGCCGTCTACGAGGCCATCTTCGCCAGCACCGACCCCAACCGGCTGATTGCCGCCGCCCGCGAGTACCCCGGCTGGGCGGGCCTCTGCTACGTGATGGCCGGGCTGCTCGCCCACAAGCAGGGCGGCTACCTGCGTGCCGTGGAACTGCTGCAGCGCGGCCTCAGCATCAGGAACGACGACGACGCGAACCAGTTCGCGGCCAGCTACCTGACGCGCGTGGTCACCCGGGTGGAAGTCGCCGAACGCGTCGAAGTGCCGGTGCTGTTCAGCGAGGAATCGGTGTTCCTGGCCCTGTCGCATGCGCTGCGCGAGACAGGGCAGACGGAAGCGGCGCTGGAGGCGCTCTCCATGCTGCCGCCGTCGCTGCCCACCGCCCTCGCGAAATGCGCGCTGGCCTACACCCTTGGGCGGGACCGCGAGGTTGTGGTCTGGACTGAAGGACTGCTCAACGCGGATGACCTCTCCGCCGCCCTGTTGCTGGTCCGGGCGCGTTCGCTGCGCCGGCTCGGCGCCCACGAGCCCGCGCAGCGGGCCCTGAAGGAGGTCCTGCGGCGGCGCAAAACCAGCATGGCCCTGCGCAACGACGCCCTGACTGACCGGGCCCTGCTCGCGCTGGATAACGGCCGCAAGTCCCTGAACCCGCGGGACTGGCGGCGCCGGCGTGCCGAGCTCGAGACATTCGAGGTCATCCGCAAGGACGTCGAGGAGCGCCGGCTCTGGGAGCAGGAGTGGAAGGAACTGGACGGGGACTGACGCCGCTGCCCGTCCTGTGGCCCTTGTGGGTGGCACGCTGCCGGGGTAGAACGGACAAATGACCGACGCAATCAACAGCTGGGTGGAAGCCTACATCCGGGCCTGGACCTCCAACGCGGCCGACGACATCCGGGCACTGTTCACCGAGGATGCCGTCTACGCCACCCGCCCGTATGACCCGGACGCCTGGCGCGGCCGGGAGCAGATCGTGGAGAAGTGGATCGAGTCCGCAGACAAGCCCGAGGACTGGAGGTTCGAGTGGTCCGTCCTGGGAACCGACGGCGACCTCGCCTTCGTGCAGGGACGCACCACCTATCTCGATGACAGGCCGAGCTACGAGAACCTCTGGGTGATCCGGCTTGGCGCGGACGGACGGGCCAGCGCCTTCACCGAGTGGTTCATGGAGCGCAAGGCCTGAGGGTCGGCTAGGCCAGGTCCGCGATGAGCGGGAGTAGCTGTTCGGAGAGCAGTACCGCGCCGAGGCACACCATGATGATCCCGCTGGTCAGTGTCACCTTGCGGGCGGCGCCCGGCCGGGAATGCAGAAGCTTCCGCGACAGCAAGGCGACGCAGGTGTAGACGATGGCTGCCAGCAGCACGAACGTCAGGCCGAGCAGTCCCGACTGCACCGGTACGGGCAGCGGCGCCTCGGCGCTGACGAACTGCGGCACGAGCGCGACGTAGAAGAGCAGGCCCTTGGGGTTGATTCCGCTGGTCCCCATGCCTTGGAGGAAGGTTCGGAGCTGGTTCTGCCCGGGGTTGTCGGCGGCGGCCGCCGCGGTGAAGCTCGCGCCCCGCCAGGACCTGATGGTGGCGG is part of the Arthrobacter sp. KBS0703 genome and encodes:
- the rraA gene encoding ribonuclease E activity regulator RraA, with amino-acid sequence MSASPASRSAATSEKAAAVNTADLYDERGEELDSIALQFQSLGGRSHFSGPVRTIRCFEDNALVKSTLATPGDGAVLVVDGSGSLRTALMGDMIAASAVENGWAGVVINGAIRDREAIAELPLGVKALGSNPRKSAKAGAGETDVELLIDGVTIRPGAMIWCDPDGILVER
- a CDS encoding MFS transporter is translated as MSLSDIPGAVPDPGLVGTRSATALAEPTSRVTPLWTTGVVLVNLGINAAFFGPIQVLLSQQAEHFDAGQKEAILALVTGAGAAVSLVANPLFGAFSDRTTSRFGRRVPWVVVGAVLGAAALIGLAGAPNVAVMTLLWCLVQAGCNGAYAAITAAIPDRVPLPQRATVGGLAAMGQTVGILIGAVIAAVVSGNFALGYIVCALALLAGVVMYLFKSADVPLPAGDRPPLNWIDFLLGFVRPLRHPDFAWAWITRLLVNIGNHMVTLYLLFFLADAVHLKATTGMEPAFGVLVLTGLYAVFVIITSVIGGRLSDRMGKRKPLVIASSVIIALASLILAFAPTWIGGIVGASVLGIGFGAYLAVDFALITQVLPHAVDRGKDLGVINIANSLPQVIAPALAWPFVTLWGGYVSLYVAAAVIGLLGAVFVVKIKGVD
- a CDS encoding TetR/AcrR family transcriptional regulator, whose product is MLEFNPDLPPMADPPSLPRQQRRYGRILEVAAGFARKGLKSVTLSEVAAKADVPLGTLYRYFPSATHLMLALYRHQLTELKVGSWPGAGTVRIHALSGVVMEIFHMRVMQPAVEQCLNQGVYLKDRDTTVLLREIDALAERAVTAASGDAVISRILLLTVTGLVQSVRCRRLSLFEAEEDLKKACTLLVPRPRSMRHTA
- a CDS encoding NADP-dependent malic enzyme, producing MSTETIAPTDNTAAEALTDQEIFAAHEGGKLSIASTVPLANKRDLSIAYTPGVAQVSRAIHADPKLAKTHTWAQRLVAVVSDGTAVLGLGNIGASASLPVMEGKSALFKAFGELDSIPLVLNTTDVDEIVETLVRLRPSFGAVNLEDISAPRCFELEEKLIEALDCPVMHDDQHGTAVVVLAALTGAAKVTGRELEGLRVVVSGAGAAGIAVAEILLTAGISDVVLLDSRGVINAERPDIAADSASKKAQMAQRSNPRGIAGGPAEALLGADVFVGVSSSKLAEEHLKLMNHSSIVFALSNPDPEVLPEVAAKYAAVVATGRSDFPNQINNVLAFPGIFRGALDAGARRITPAMKLAAARAIAALAEEGLSADYIVPSPLDPRVAPAVTAAVAAAAVEDGV
- a CDS encoding DUF456 domain-containing protein — its product is MNAQTVVTVLCGLAIVVGVAGTVIPVLPGSFLIGLSLLAWAIWGGEGTTGWVVFAIGMVFVLAGMAASAVLAGRKLRQHRIPNRSVVAGIVLGIAGMFIIPVVGLFVGFAAGLLLSELHRTRDFRTALTTSWAALKATGLGMLAEFGLACLAASTWVIGVWVAAAAG
- a CDS encoding nuclear transport factor 2 family protein, with amino-acid sequence MTDAINSWVEAYIRAWTSNAADDIRALFTEDAVYATRPYDPDAWRGREQIVEKWIESADKPEDWRFEWSVLGTDGDLAFVQGRTTYLDDRPSYENLWVIRLGADGRASAFTEWFMERKA
- a CDS encoding LysE family translocator, whose amino-acid sequence is MNLQLFLAFVVVAAALACTPGVDWAYSITAGLGRRSFVPAVAGLCSGYVLHTVLMVAGLAALLAGMPGVLGWITVAGAAYLLWLGTATIRSWRGASFTAAAAADNPGQNQLRTFLQGMGTSGINPKGLLFYVALVPQFVSAEAPLPVPVQSGLLGLTFVLLAAIVYTCVALLSRKLLHSRPGAARKVTLTSGIIMVCLGAVLLSEQLLPLIADLA